A window of Oncorhynchus kisutch isolate 150728-3 linkage group LG10, Okis_V2, whole genome shotgun sequence contains these coding sequences:
- the LOC109898204 gene encoding transcription factor 12-like: MYCTSYPVSAGTTSNNLMYCYVKSVYDQSPSHHDLNPDPSSCGEQQGINSSPDMWSSNGMNQAGYGAMGGDSAHQSGSYSNLQPSHNHLVYSPHSVLPVEVNRGLPPMSTFHRNNPASSHSLSANSSENTTGHPSTGWSQTGAALGKTLASMYSPDYTSSSENSSTPERSPSPHTGSATCPPANQASLSSSYQASPISLYVLHNHAAGPIPSLPSDMHSLLNQANHGHRTTMAHDTAMVEAVNLNNNNHHPVLQSRSQNNQGHSFLAGLPAGLGGLELKLEGLEKDEQYELHHSHHYQGHRHSHSSDSHSQRSDEESVSHKTQGDSMTSSIHEEEDNLSPEQKAERERERRMANNARERLRVRDINESFKELGHMTQLHLKSEKPQTKLLVLHQAVAVILSLEQQVRERNLNPKTACLRRKEQVKMSAGLTDAQGLQQHQASPHPGLDTANPMGHHA, encoded by the exons ATGTACTGCACTTCCTATCCTGTCTCTGCCGGGACCACCAGCAATAACCTGATGTATTGCTACGTCAAATCG GTTTACGATCAATCTCCAAGTCACCACGACCTCaaccctgacccctcctcctgtGGCGAACAACAGGGGATTAACAGTTCACCTGACATGTGGAGCTCCAATGGAATGAACCAGGCTGGCTATGGAGCAATGGGAGGGGATTCAGCCCACCAATCAGGAAGCTACAGTAACCTGCAACCGTCACACAATCACCTG GTCTATTCTCCCCATTCAGTCTTACCTGTAGAGGTGAACAGGGGTCTTCCTCCTATGTCTACCTTCCACCGTAACAACCCTGCTTCATCTCACTCCCTGTCAGCCAACAGCTCAGAGAACACAACAGGACACCCGTCTACAGGATGGTCTCAGACCGGAGCAGCCCTGGGGAAAACACTGGCTTCT ATGTATTCTCCTGACTACACTAGCAGCAGTGAAAACTCCTCCACACCAGAGAGGTCTCCATCTCCACACACAGGGTCGGCAACGTGTCCCCCAGCtaaccaggcctctctctcctccagctacCAGGCCTCCCCTATATCACTG TATGTGCTGCATAACCATGCGGCAGGACCCATCCCCAGCCTGCCGTCTGACATGCACAGCCTGTTGAACCAGGCTAACCATGGACACAGAACCACCATGGCACATGACACAGCCATG GTAGAGGCTGTCAATCtgaacaacaacaaccaccaccctGTGTTGCAGAGCCGTTCACAGAACAACCAAGGCCACTCCTTCCTAGCGGGTCTTCCTGCAGGACTTGGTGGCTTGGAGCTGAAGTTGGAGGGTCTGGAGAAAGATGAGCAGTATGAGCTACATCACAGCCATCACTACCAGGGTCACAGACACAGCCACAGCTCTGACAGCCACAGCCAGCGCTCCGACGAGGAGAGCGTGTCACACAAGACGCAAGGAGACAGCATGACCAG CAGCATCCATGAGGAAGAGGACAACCTGAGTCCGGAGCAGAAGGCTGAGCGGGAGCGGGAGCGACGGATGGCCAACAACGCCCGCGAGCGCCTTCGTGTCCGTGACATCAACGAGTCGTTCAAAGAGCTGGGTCACATGACCCAGCTGCACCTGAAGAGCGAGAAGCCCCAGACCAAGCTGCTTGTTTTACACCAGGCCGTGGCTGTAATACTTAGTCTAGAACAACAAGTCAGAG AGCGTAACCTGAACCCTAAGACAGCCTGTCTGAGGAGGAAGGAGCAGGTGAAGATGTCCGCTGGGTTAACAGATGCCCAGGGCCTGCAGCAACACCAGGCATCACCACATCCTGGACTAGACACTGCTAATCCCATGGGACATCATGCCTAA